The following are encoded in a window of Xanthocytophaga agilis genomic DNA:
- a CDS encoding MBOAT family O-acyltransferase — protein sequence MLTLKDIFSFDPQHPMIFTTPLFWVFFGAVLLIYQFIYPNHTLRNVFLLVFSVFFYYKSVGYFFVLLILTAIIDYTMGWQIYRTQTKWKKKVFIVLSLCLNLGLLSYFKYAYFFASILNETFGWHLQPIDYLAVWSNAWTGGKLDIFKIIAPAGISFYTFQSISYSVDIYRGHLTPVKSFWDFAFFVSFFPQLVAGPIVRAVDFVPQIDKPYKVSAEEFNHAIYLIVGGLVKKILVSDYLAANFVDRVFDSPETYTGFENLMAVYGYTIQIYCDFSGYTDMAIGVALLLGFRLTINFLSPYSAVNITDFWRRWHISLSTWLRDYLYISLGGNRKGKIRQYLNLFITMLLGGLWHGANLKFIIWGGLHGLALAFHKLWMDITGSKNKTSTGLGRFIAQFITFHFVAFCWMFFRARDPDQGAWGVDWSKDVLMVWRMLNRIAYHFEPQLIIQQIIAYRLIFLIMITAYLIHWLQRQTKETFEGWFGAVPDFVKAAIIVCIIMALYQVKTDTQPFIYFQF from the coding sequence TTGCTTACACTTAAAGACATCTTTAGTTTTGATCCGCAACATCCTATGATCTTTACGACACCTTTATTCTGGGTGTTTTTTGGTGCGGTTCTATTAATTTATCAGTTTATTTATCCAAACCATACTTTACGCAATGTGTTTTTATTGGTTTTCAGTGTCTTCTTTTACTATAAATCAGTAGGTTATTTCTTTGTATTACTGATTCTGACTGCCATAATTGATTATACAATGGGTTGGCAGATTTATCGGACACAGACTAAATGGAAGAAGAAAGTCTTCATTGTGCTGAGTTTATGCTTAAACCTGGGTTTGCTTTCTTATTTTAAGTATGCCTATTTTTTTGCCAGTATTTTGAACGAAACATTCGGATGGCATTTACAACCAATTGACTATCTGGCTGTATGGTCTAATGCCTGGACAGGGGGTAAGCTGGACATTTTTAAAATTATAGCCCCAGCCGGAATCTCATTTTATACATTTCAGAGTATCAGTTATTCAGTTGATATTTATCGGGGACATTTGACACCGGTAAAGAGTTTCTGGGATTTTGCCTTCTTTGTTAGTTTCTTCCCACAGCTTGTTGCAGGGCCTATTGTTCGTGCAGTAGATTTTGTCCCTCAGATTGATAAACCATATAAAGTTAGTGCAGAGGAATTTAACCATGCTATCTATCTGATCGTAGGTGGATTGGTTAAAAAGATTCTGGTATCGGATTATCTGGCAGCTAATTTTGTTGACCGGGTTTTTGATAGTCCGGAGACATATACAGGATTTGAAAATCTAATGGCTGTATACGGATATACTATTCAAATCTACTGTGACTTCTCTGGTTATACAGATATGGCTATCGGAGTAGCTCTATTATTAGGCTTCCGCTTAACAATCAACTTTTTATCCCCTTATTCCGCTGTGAATATTACAGATTTCTGGCGGCGCTGGCACATATCTCTTTCTACCTGGTTACGAGACTATTTATATATTTCCCTAGGTGGAAACCGAAAAGGTAAAATCCGACAGTATCTCAATCTGTTTATTACTATGTTGTTGGGAGGTTTATGGCATGGAGCCAACCTGAAATTTATTATATGGGGTGGTTTACATGGCCTTGCATTAGCCTTTCACAAACTTTGGATGGATATTACAGGATCAAAAAATAAAACCTCTACAGGCTTAGGTCGTTTCATTGCCCAATTCATTACGTTTCATTTTGTAGCTTTCTGCTGGATGTTTTTCAGAGCACGTGACCCAGACCAGGGGGCATGGGGAGTGGATTGGTCAAAAGATGTATTGATGGTATGGAGGATGTTAAATCGGATTGCTTACCATTTTGAGCCTCAGTTGATCATCCAACAGATTATTGCCTATAGACTGATTTTCCTAATTATGATTACCGCATATCTGATTCACTGGTTACAACGTCAGACAAAAGAGACATTTGAAGGCTGGTTTGGGGCAGTGCCTGATTTTGTGAAAGCTGCTATCATTGTTTGTATTATAATGGCACTTTATCAGGTTAAAACAGATACTCAACCATTTATTTATTTCCAGTTCTAA
- a CDS encoding GDSL-type esterase/lipase family protein encodes MTQKIVWGLLALSLLLSSFSGKLPVSSIQPYSSKAAKAASAYPFIKQDKNQIITYHGESMKYFYASLDSLSHHTKQKVNVIHIGDSHIQADFFSGHLREMLQADTLFGNGGRGLVFPYNAVRTNAPDNLKIAYTGIWEGCRNISRDKSCNWGLAGITATTYSPVATLTIDPTTKAVLPYSFTKVRIFFDTRDSTNFLLKILNQDTPLNIKLEDGYAILELPQPTTSITLGFEKSSEEQNHFTLQGIALENDQPGIQYHSAGVNGAEVTSVLRMPSLEKNIAVLKPDLVIISLGTNDAFRNLDTKLFKRNYGELIQRIRRASPHTSILLTTPGDNLRGKKYVNPDNAKAVKIMNELAEETGVAVWDFYEVMGGLQSIKRWYVNKLAAYDKVHLTQHGYMLQAELLYDALLNDYETYKHNKEGRPLAAGGGK; translated from the coding sequence ATGACACAAAAGATTGTTTGGGGACTACTGGCTTTGTCTCTTTTGTTGTCCTCTTTCTCTGGTAAACTGCCTGTAAGCTCGATACAGCCATACTCTTCCAAAGCAGCCAAGGCTGCCAGCGCCTATCCTTTCATCAAGCAGGATAAAAATCAGATTATAACGTATCATGGTGAATCTATGAAGTACTTCTATGCTTCATTAGATTCTCTTAGTCATCATACCAAACAGAAGGTTAATGTTATTCATATAGGCGATTCTCATATACAGGCAGATTTCTTTTCAGGACATTTACGTGAAATGCTTCAGGCAGATACTCTATTTGGCAATGGAGGACGTGGTTTGGTATTTCCTTATAATGCCGTTCGTACCAATGCTCCAGACAATCTGAAAATTGCCTATACAGGTATATGGGAAGGATGTCGTAATATTTCAAGAGATAAAAGCTGTAATTGGGGACTCGCAGGAATTACAGCTACTACCTATAGTCCTGTTGCAACCTTAACTATAGATCCTACAACAAAGGCTGTATTGCCTTACTCTTTTACAAAGGTTCGGATATTTTTTGATACGCGTGATTCTACAAACTTCCTGTTAAAGATTCTAAACCAGGATACTCCGCTAAATATAAAGCTGGAGGACGGATATGCGATACTGGAATTACCTCAGCCCACTACCAGTATTACACTTGGATTTGAAAAAAGCAGTGAAGAGCAAAATCATTTTACATTACAAGGTATTGCACTTGAAAATGATCAGCCTGGTATACAATACCATTCCGCAGGTGTGAATGGAGCAGAAGTGACTTCTGTACTTCGTATGCCTTCTCTCGAAAAAAATATTGCTGTATTAAAACCTGATCTGGTAATTATTTCGCTTGGTACTAATGATGCGTTTCGCAATCTGGATACTAAATTGTTTAAGCGTAATTACGGCGAGTTGATTCAGCGCATTCGTCGTGCCAGTCCTCATACGTCTATTCTATTAACAACTCCTGGTGATAATCTACGAGGAAAGAAATATGTTAATCCTGACAATGCCAAAGCAGTAAAAATAATGAATGAGTTGGCTGAAGAAACAGGTGTAGCTGTATGGGATTTTTATGAAGTAATGGGCGGCTTACAGTCAATTAAACGTTGGTATGTAAACAAACTGGCTGCCTATGATAAGGTGCATCTGACTCAGCATGGATACATGCTTCAGGCAGAACTTCTGTATGATGCATTGTTAAACGATTATGAAACCTATAAGCATAATAAAGAAGGTCGGCCGTTAGCTGCAGGTGGAGGAAAATAA
- a CDS encoding DUF58 domain-containing protein, giving the protein MIRSLYINNRFFIVVIAIIGLCCLGFAYPFFFTIAQVSLLVVGFLLIADILLLYRQKNGIRAKRSVPEKLSNGDDNPIDISLQNGYGFPVTIRMVDEVPFQFQLRDMDLRLTLQARENKQVRYTLRPVKRGEYQFGALNIFVSGIIGLVRRRYIFDQGESVPVYPSYLQMRKYELLAISDRLTEMGIKKIRRIGQNREFEQIKEYVQGDDIRTINWKATARRNNLMVNHYQDEKSQNVYSVIDKGRVMKMPFEGMSLVDYAINASLVLSNIAVLKEDKAGIITFNHTIGTVLPASRSNLQMKSILEVLYNQRTNFKESDYELLYTRIRRVITQRSLVILYTNFETLSSMERQLPFLVQIAKNHLLVVVFFENTELAEILEKPVFNTEEVYKQTIAQKFAFEKRQIVKVLQQHGIHAVLTPPQKLTVNTINKYLELKARGLI; this is encoded by the coding sequence ATGATACGATCTCTATATATCAACAATCGTTTTTTTATTGTAGTCATTGCAATTATCGGACTGTGTTGTCTGGGCTTTGCCTATCCATTTTTTTTCACAATAGCTCAGGTAAGCCTATTGGTTGTAGGTTTTTTGTTGATTGCAGATATTCTGCTATTATACCGTCAGAAAAATGGAATAAGAGCAAAACGAAGTGTACCCGAAAAGCTATCCAATGGAGATGATAATCCAATAGATATTTCTTTGCAAAATGGATATGGATTTCCTGTTACAATCCGGATGGTGGATGAAGTACCATTCCAGTTTCAGTTGCGGGATATGGATCTGCGGTTAACACTGCAAGCTAGAGAGAACAAACAAGTGCGATATACATTACGACCAGTAAAAAGAGGAGAATATCAGTTTGGTGCACTTAATATTTTTGTTTCTGGAATAATCGGATTGGTTCGAAGACGATATATCTTTGATCAGGGCGAATCTGTACCTGTATATCCATCTTATCTGCAAATGAGAAAATATGAGCTTCTGGCTATCTCAGATCGTCTGACCGAAATGGGAATTAAGAAGATCAGGAGGATAGGGCAGAACCGCGAATTTGAACAGATAAAAGAATATGTTCAGGGTGATGATATCCGGACCATTAACTGGAAAGCTACTGCACGACGTAATAACCTCATGGTGAATCACTACCAGGACGAGAAGTCACAAAACGTATATTCAGTGATTGACAAGGGGCGAGTTATGAAGATGCCATTTGAAGGAATGAGTCTGGTAGATTATGCAATCAATGCAAGCTTAGTACTTTCTAATATCGCAGTTCTGAAAGAAGACAAAGCCGGTATTATTACTTTTAATCATACTATAGGAACCGTATTACCTGCAAGTCGTAGTAATCTGCAGATGAAAAGTATCCTTGAGGTTTTGTATAATCAACGTACCAACTTTAAGGAATCAGACTATGAGTTGTTATATACCCGCATCCGGCGAGTAATTACCCAACGAAGCCTGGTAATATTGTATACTAACTTTGAGACTTTATCCAGTATGGAGAGGCAACTGCCCTTTCTGGTACAGATAGCAAAAAATCATTTGCTGGTAGTTGTGTTTTTTGAGAATACTGAGTTAGCAGAAATATTAGAAAAGCCTGTATTTAATACAGAAGAAGTATACAAGCAAACAATAGCACAAAAGTTTGCCTTTGAAAAAAGACAGATTGTGAAGGTTCTACAACAACATGGTATTCATGCTGTGCTTACTCCACCACAAAAGCTAACCGTAAATACTATCAATAAATACCTGGAACTCAAAGCAAGAGGCTTGATATAA
- a CDS encoding MoxR family ATPase, with protein sequence MNEFEARTDLSQLRDAVDQVKTEIGKVIVGQEEMIELLLAAILADGHALIEGVPGVAKTLTAKLIAKTVSVGFSRIQFTPDLMPSDVLGTQVFNQKSSEFQFKQGPIFSNIVLIDEINRSPAKTQAALFEVMEERQITVDGTTYLMDAPFLVLATQNPIDQEGTYRLPEAQLDRFLFKIDVKYPNLDEEIQILTQAHSRTSHTAIEEVNPVLTVEQIAQYRQQVKELRVDASLIRYIAQITNNTRNSLSLSLGASPRASLAILNTAKAIAAIRGRDFVTPEDIKRVTIPVLRHRVMLTPEREMEGVIADDIIKQILDGIEVPR encoded by the coding sequence ATGAACGAATTTGAAGCACGCACAGACCTGAGCCAGTTAAGGGATGCTGTTGACCAGGTGAAAACTGAAATTGGAAAAGTAATTGTAGGGCAGGAAGAAATGATAGAATTACTGCTAGCTGCTATCCTGGCAGATGGTCATGCACTTATAGAAGGAGTTCCCGGTGTAGCCAAAACTTTGACGGCCAAGCTGATTGCCAAGACGGTATCTGTTGGATTTTCTCGCATTCAGTTTACTCCCGACTTGATGCCTTCAGATGTGTTGGGAACTCAGGTATTTAATCAGAAAAGTTCAGAGTTTCAGTTTAAACAAGGGCCTATCTTCTCAAATATTGTTTTGATCGATGAGATAAACCGCTCTCCTGCAAAAACACAGGCTGCTTTATTTGAGGTAATGGAAGAACGTCAGATAACGGTTGATGGTACAACGTATTTGATGGATGCTCCTTTCCTTGTATTAGCAACTCAAAACCCAATAGATCAGGAGGGAACCTATCGGTTACCAGAAGCTCAGTTAGACCGTTTTTTGTTTAAGATAGATGTAAAATACCCTAACTTGGATGAAGAAATACAAATTCTAACACAGGCACATTCTCGAACATCTCATACTGCAATAGAAGAGGTAAATCCTGTGCTTACAGTTGAACAGATTGCCCAATATCGTCAGCAAGTGAAAGAGCTTCGTGTGGATGCCAGCCTCATCCGGTATATTGCTCAGATTACAAATAACACCCGGAATAGCCTTTCATTATCATTGGGTGCATCTCCACGGGCTTCGTTAGCTATATTGAATACGGCTAAAGCAATTGCAGCTATTAGGGGACGTGATTTTGTAACGCCTGAAGATATTAAACGTGTCACGATTCCTGTACTTCGCCATCGGGTGATGCTGACTCCTGAAAGAGAAATGGAAGGTGTAATAGCTGATGATATTATAAAACAGATTCTGGATGGTATTGAAGTACCCAGATAA
- a CDS encoding DUF4350 domain-containing protein — MKKYSAPLLFFGIAITLLIMLQVSSPRPIDWTENYYAQDKRPYGAKVLVDMLPSLFPKQKVNIPQTSLYKRRKQLKQGNYLFVNKNFFLRRSDLHLLLDLVYKGSNAFIAASSLSRELEDTLDIESKYVWAASNVKINFTDPKMHSSHSFDYTHINYLYGILREDSATSIPPIQLGTVEISDIDIRNKNTGKPKTATNFVAIPWGKGYFFIHTMPQAFSNYNMIHPENVAYIAKAFSYLPEQEVFWEDFYTEDTYASTYVSRTEDGEAEEGSYDTPTEEDRWDDSKMTPIRKNEEQGESQSVFRFLLSEPSLKWAFYLTLLSLVLFVFFEAKRRQRIVPIIKPLANTTLEFTETIGRLYFQHQDHKNIADKKITYFLEYIRTRFYLSTHQIDDEFYISLARKSGYDKEEIILLFRYIQYIQKQGIITEEQLLDLNRRIQNFIK, encoded by the coding sequence ATGAAAAAATATAGCGCACCTCTTTTGTTTTTTGGAATAGCAATCACTCTGTTGATTATGCTTCAGGTGAGCTCCCCACGACCAATTGACTGGACTGAGAATTACTACGCACAGGATAAAAGACCCTATGGAGCAAAGGTATTGGTTGATATGCTTCCATCACTTTTTCCTAAACAAAAAGTCAATATTCCTCAAACTTCACTCTATAAACGCAGGAAGCAGCTTAAACAGGGTAATTATTTGTTTGTAAACAAGAACTTCTTTTTGCGCCGAAGTGATTTGCATTTGTTGCTTGATCTGGTATATAAGGGAAGCAATGCGTTTATTGCGGCGTCAAGCCTCTCCAGAGAGTTAGAAGATACACTGGATATTGAATCCAAATATGTGTGGGCAGCATCGAATGTAAAGATAAATTTTACAGATCCTAAAATGCATAGTTCACACTCATTTGATTATACGCATATCAATTACCTATATGGTATTCTCAGGGAAGACTCTGCAACTTCAATACCTCCAATACAATTAGGAACAGTAGAAATTAGTGATATTGACATTCGCAATAAAAATACAGGTAAACCAAAGACTGCAACTAATTTTGTTGCAATTCCCTGGGGCAAAGGCTATTTCTTTATCCATACAATGCCACAGGCATTTTCCAACTACAATATGATTCATCCTGAGAATGTAGCGTATATAGCCAAAGCATTCTCATACTTACCCGAGCAGGAAGTATTTTGGGAAGACTTCTATACAGAAGACACGTATGCCTCTACGTATGTATCAAGAACAGAGGATGGAGAAGCGGAGGAAGGATCATATGACACCCCAACTGAAGAAGATCGCTGGGATGATTCAAAAATGACACCCATCCGAAAAAATGAAGAGCAAGGCGAAAGCCAATCCGTATTTCGCTTCTTGTTATCTGAGCCTTCACTAAAATGGGCATTCTATCTGACTTTGTTGTCTCTGGTATTATTTGTTTTCTTTGAAGCAAAACGCCGGCAGCGTATTGTTCCGATCATAAAGCCATTGGCAAATACTACGCTGGAATTTACAGAGACAATTGGAAGATTATATTTTCAACATCAGGATCATAAAAATATTGCTGATAAGAAGATTACCTATTTTCTGGAATATATACGTACACGTTTTTACCTGAGTACACATCAGATAGATGATGAATTTTATATTTCTCTTGCCCGGAAAAGCGGATACGATAAAGAAGAAATTATATTACTATTCAGATATATTCAGTATATCCAGAAACAGGGTATTATCACAGAAGAACAACTCCTTGATCTGAATCGGAGAATCCAGAATTTTATCAAATAA
- a CDS encoding DUF4129 domain-containing protein, whose translation MHLKAQDTTIVKDAIVDSVAIPATEEDNPISVHERQQWRPVVAEPQLQDTKLRKFDPDKLSDFVNNSDYQYDIKQPSDRLSWWERFKAWLIELLNGLFRGYDKVPGGDRTIKIIVIIISAGLLIFALIKFIGADPKSWFKRSAKTDELSLEDVENDIHSISFDEMIADAVAKQQHKRAIRLFYLKSLKQLSDRDWIDWQPYKTNYEYVKELKKNELLGDFKQLTYLFEYIWYGDFQLDAVSFKEAEQRFSGFEQKMRIM comes from the coding sequence ATGCATCTGAAGGCACAAGATACTACAATTGTAAAAGACGCAATTGTAGATTCGGTTGCCATACCTGCTACAGAAGAAGATAATCCGATCTCTGTTCATGAGCGTCAACAGTGGCGCCCGGTTGTGGCAGAACCTCAACTACAGGATACAAAACTTCGCAAGTTTGATCCTGATAAATTAAGTGATTTTGTAAATAATAGTGATTATCAATATGATATCAAACAACCTTCTGATCGGTTATCATGGTGGGAAAGATTTAAGGCATGGCTAATCGAATTACTGAATGGTTTATTTCGTGGGTATGATAAAGTGCCAGGTGGTGATCGTACTATCAAAATCATTGTGATTATTATCTCTGCGGGCCTTTTAATTTTTGCTTTGATAAAATTTATTGGGGCAGATCCAAAAAGCTGGTTTAAACGTTCTGCCAAGACGGATGAACTCTCACTCGAAGATGTCGAAAATGATATCCACTCAATCAGTTTCGATGAGATGATTGCAGATGCAGTAGCGAAACAACAACACAAACGTGCAATACGATTGTTCTATCTTAAATCCCTGAAACAGCTAAGTGATAGAGACTGGATCGACTGGCAACCCTATAAAACTAACTATGAGTATGTAAAGGAACTCAAGAAAAACGAGTTACTTGGAGATTTTAAACAGCTGACTTATTTATTTGAATATATATGGTATGGTGATTTCCAGCTGGATGCGGTTTCATTTAAAGAAGCTGAACAACGATTTTCTGGTTTTGAGCAAAAAATGAGGATAATGTAA
- a CDS encoding stage II sporulation protein M, with the protein MREASFVKQNTPRWQQFEEMLISHQASNPDQLAELFVQLTDDLSYARTHYPNSQTTLYLNNLTAKVHQSIYRNKKEDKGRLIRFWKEELPLLMYASRKQLLYSFLIFFISVIIGAVSAAHDDRFVRLILGDGYVEMTLDNIEKGDPMGIYKQEGETLMFLAITKNNIMVSFITFVWGGFQGIMPVFLLLSFGTGISLVNNGIMLGAFQYFFYQKGLLLESALTIWIHGTLEISAIIIAGCAGIVMGNAVFFPGTYTRMESFKRGAMTGMKIAVGIVPIFIVAGFLEGFVTRHTEMPIVLKLAIILTSAFFIAYYFVIYPMQLHKKQLAMNIEE; encoded by the coding sequence ATGAGAGAGGCCTCCTTTGTAAAACAAAATACTCCACGCTGGCAACAATTCGAGGAAATGTTAATTAGCCATCAGGCTAGTAATCCTGATCAGCTGGCAGAGCTTTTTGTTCAGTTAACAGATGATTTGTCCTACGCCCGTACACATTATCCAAATAGCCAGACAACTTTATATCTGAATAATCTTACAGCGAAAGTCCATCAATCTATTTATCGGAATAAGAAAGAAGATAAGGGCCGATTGATTCGCTTTTGGAAAGAAGAATTGCCTTTATTAATGTATGCTTCCCGCAAACAGTTATTATATTCGTTTCTTATATTCTTTATATCTGTAATTATTGGAGCTGTTTCAGCTGCTCATGATGATAGATTTGTGCGATTGATACTTGGTGATGGATATGTTGAGATGACATTGGATAACATAGAGAAAGGAGACCCTATGGGGATATATAAACAGGAAGGAGAAACCCTGATGTTTTTAGCAATTACTAAAAATAATATAATGGTTTCATTTATAACATTTGTATGGGGTGGATTTCAGGGAATAATGCCAGTATTTCTTTTGCTTTCTTTTGGAACAGGAATTTCATTGGTCAATAATGGAATAATGTTGGGGGCCTTTCAGTATTTCTTCTATCAAAAGGGATTATTACTGGAATCTGCACTTACAATATGGATACATGGTACATTGGAAATCTCTGCTATCATTATTGCTGGATGTGCAGGTATAGTAATGGGGAATGCTGTCTTCTTTCCTGGCACATATACCCGAATGGAGTCTTTTAAACGGGGTGCAATGACTGGGATGAAGATTGCCGTAGGAATAGTTCCTATATTTATCGTTGCTGGATTCCTGGAAGGCTTTGTTACCCGACATACGGAAATGCCTATTGTTTTGAAACTGGCTATTATTCTTACATCTGCCTTCTTTATAGCCTATTATTTCGTTATTTATCCTATGCAATTGCATAAGAAGCAACTAGCAATGAATATTGAAGAATAG
- a CDS encoding RDD family protein has translation MNTIQIQTTQNVFIEYQPAGVGDRLLAGIIDALIRTAYSIILLVLFGMATNLMDRSSPVANFDFVSILWLILNLPNLFYTLILEIVMDGQTIGKRALNIKVVRLDGTQPTIGNYIIRWLLRIIDVYFPCGIGLVAIITISTSSQGQRLGDMAAGTTVITMKRRVTLAQTRLPEVDSNYQPLYPQVVRLSDRDIEIIRETLQTYHRNGNDPYLLSSLAAKLQTLLDVQTTQSNLEFLQTILKDYTYITSQQ, from the coding sequence ATGAACACTATACAAATTCAAACTACTCAGAATGTATTTATTGAATACCAGCCGGCGGGTGTAGGAGACCGTTTACTTGCAGGCATTATTGATGCTCTAATCAGAACAGCTTATTCTATTATTTTACTTGTGCTTTTTGGAATGGCTACTAATCTTATGGATCGCAGTTCTCCCGTAGCTAACTTCGATTTTGTCAGCATACTCTGGTTGATTCTCAATTTACCTAACTTATTTTACACACTGATACTTGAGATAGTTATGGATGGGCAAACCATTGGTAAACGAGCTCTTAATATAAAAGTGGTGCGATTAGATGGAACTCAACCTACAATAGGAAACTATATAATACGCTGGCTACTAAGAATTATAGATGTATATTTTCCCTGCGGTATTGGATTAGTTGCAATCATAACCATAAGCACTAGTTCTCAGGGACAGCGTCTGGGTGATATGGCTGCCGGTACGACTGTAATTACTATGAAGCGACGGGTTACGTTAGCCCAGACTCGTCTACCTGAAGTTGATTCAAATTATCAGCCTTTATATCCTCAGGTAGTTCGTTTGAGTGATCGGGATATTGAAATCATCAGAGAGACCCTACAAACATATCATCGCAATGGCAACGATCCTTACTTACTATCCTCACTGGCTGCTAAATTGCAAACGTTGCTTGATGTACAAACCACTCAATCGAATCTTGAGTTTCTACAAACTATTTTAAAGGACTATACTTATATCACATCCCAACAATAA
- a CDS encoding cytochrome b5 domain-containing protein, producing MQDLKEYTRSQLALRNGQDKPEIWVAYRGFIYDVTISKLWRNGKHYEHWAGQDLTPEMEDAPHTENVFDKFEVIGILVG from the coding sequence ATGCAGGATCTTAAAGAATATACTCGCTCACAGCTAGCACTTAGAAATGGTCAGGATAAACCTGAGATATGGGTTGCCTATCGAGGCTTTATTTATGATGTCACCATTTCGAAACTATGGCGAAATGGCAAGCATTATGAACATTGGGCAGGTCAGGACCTGACTCCAGAAATGGAAGATGCGCCACACACCGAAAATGTTTTTGATAAATTTGAGGTTATTGGTATATTAGTAGGCTGA
- a CDS encoding N-acetylglucosamine kinase translates to MILIAESGSSKTDWRLLTEEGSVKMAKTAGFNPYHQDADQIYAEIASQLLPQLGTTAVDEIHFYGAGCSTETNCNIVKEGVSRLFSHAQVHVGHDLLAAARALSGHKAGIICIIGTGVNIGLYDGSDIIAGRPSLGFWLGDEGSGGYLGRTLIQHFFHEEMPADLHQAFEDTYHLNIETVLEYAYKRNFPSSYFASFSRFLSDHITHPYSQQLIYNGFDAFIKRYVNKFANYQEYPIHFTGSIAFHYQDILLKVAQDKNIHIENIIDNPITGLIQFHQTVS, encoded by the coding sequence ATGATCTTAATTGCTGAAAGCGGCTCTTCTAAAACGGATTGGAGGTTGCTAACCGAAGAAGGCTCTGTGAAAATGGCGAAAACAGCCGGTTTTAATCCTTATCATCAGGATGCAGACCAAATTTATGCTGAGATAGCATCTCAACTACTTCCCCAACTAGGTACAACTGCCGTTGACGAAATTCATTTTTATGGGGCAGGATGTTCAACTGAGACAAATTGTAACATTGTCAAAGAAGGAGTAAGCCGTTTATTCTCGCATGCTCAGGTTCATGTTGGCCATGATCTGCTAGCAGCAGCAAGAGCTCTCAGTGGTCATAAAGCAGGTATCATTTGTATTATTGGGACAGGCGTAAATATAGGTCTTTATGATGGATCTGATATTATTGCAGGACGTCCATCTTTAGGCTTCTGGTTAGGAGATGAAGGTAGTGGTGGGTATCTAGGAAGAACTCTTATTCAACACTTCTTCCATGAAGAAATGCCAGCAGACTTACATCAGGCATTTGAGGATACATACCATCTGAATATTGAAACTGTATTGGAATACGCCTATAAACGTAATTTCCCAAGCAGTTACTTTGCGTCTTTCTCCCGTTTCTTATCTGACCATATTACACATCCTTACTCTCAGCAACTTATCTATAACGGTTTTGACGCGTTTATCAAACGCTATGTAAATAAGTTTGCCAATTATCAGGAGTATCCGATTCACTTCACAGGTTCAATAGCCTTCCATTATCAGGATATCCTTCTTAAAGTTGCTCAGGATAAAAATATTCATATCGAAAATATTATTGACAATCCTATTACAGGTCTGATTCAGTTCCATCAAACAGTATCATAA